AAAAGCCCACACACAATTATTCAATCATGTTCAATAGAGGAGTACAAGTATTGGTGGAACATGATGCAACTGGTAACAGAAGGATTGTGGAGAGTATGATTTGTTGGAACTATGAAAGATGTATTCTTTCGTAGGTGTAGTACAGGCAACAGAGATAATATTTTCCAGtcatattatattttctccACGAACAGATCTTTATCCTGCGTGTTCAGATCCGGTAGAGCTCCCACAATCAATTGAAAtggtattttcataaaataaaaggaGACAAAACACTGTATTTGTATGCCAGAAGGCTTCTCATTATACATTTGTGCACTTGATGTCATTACGGTAAAAGTCCCATCTCTGAGATTATGAAAAAGATGACTTCTGAGTTTATTAATGTTGTGATGAGATATTGAAACAAATCTTTCCGCCAAGTGCTCGACGGTAGTAATACAGAGGTGGATCCACAAATAGGGTAAGCTAGTGGCAGTAACTTTGCACGACaaaaaagatatttaaatttcatgtaTAAACCATGGAAACTATTAAGTTTCTCCCCTGGTCTATCCTTCCCACATATATGCCAACCTTAAACAGTGAAACATTCATGACAATGGACTACAATGGACTAAAACAGATATAATCAAATCATTGCTCTGAATGGCACAATAATCTGTTAACAAAGAGCCGACAACAATGTAGCATGTCAAGGTTAGCTTAAGCAACTGTATCCAAAAAAGTTTTAACATGAACCAACCgaccaaaaacaaataaaacagCACAACCTCCTCTAAATGACTGCTCTCCTTTGGTGCACTTTGGCCTTTTCGGCATCAATGATCGACTCCACCAAGTTCACCGAGCTTTCCAACTCACCTTCCTTATTCACAACCACATAATCAAACTCCTTCACATGCCTCAGCTCTTCCCTAGCCGACGCAACCCTCATCAACAGAGCTTCTGTGGACTCTGTTTTCCGATCAATCAATCTTTTCACCAACGCTTCCTCGCTCTCTGCCACCAAAAACACAAATACTGCGCCATTTCTCAAAATCCTCCTCAGTGTTGCAGCACCCTGTATATCCACTCTCAACACAACGTCACACCCTTTCGCCATGTATTCTCTGATCTGCTGCTTCGGTATGCCCTTATAATCACCATACACTAATGCATACTCCAGAAGCTCGTTCTTGTCTATCATCGAAATAAAATCCTCTTTACTCAAAAAGAAGTAATCTTTGCCATCAACTTCTCCGGGCCTTTGAGCCCGGGTAGTCGCAGTAACAACAAAATGCAAATCTTCTCTAACTTCCCTTAACCTTTTAATCACGGCATCTTTTCCAACACCGCTAGGACCACTTATGACAATGATCAGAGGGTTAGGATCTGGAACCGTGGGTTGAGAGCTAAATGTTGCGCCCAAAGAGGCTTCGAGGGCCCGAAAAACTTCGG
This genomic window from Primulina huaijiensis isolate GDHJ02 chromosome 7, ASM1229523v2, whole genome shotgun sequence contains:
- the LOC140981278 gene encoding guanylate kinase 3, chloroplastic-like, which codes for MLFRRLCVSVSKSNHNPFFLSPIFTNPLTVCQSNPASLSNFRNLKLGFQRTISVNSQSFVSGSTTNSTMDEPRRPPLVPIPHPDNVGRAEVFRALEASLGATFSSQPTVPDPNPLIIVISGPSGVGKDAVIKRLREVREDLHFVVTATTRAQRPGEVDGKDYFFLSKEDFISMIDKNELLEYALVYGDYKGIPKQQIREYMAKGCDVVLRVDIQGAATLRRILRNGAVFVFLVAESEEALVKRLIDRKTESTEALLMRVASAREELRHVKEFDYVVVNKEGELESSVNLVESIIDAEKAKVHQRRAVI